The DNA segment AAAGGGACTgtggagagagcgagagagtgtgtgtgtacacatatgCGTGCTGTTtgatgtgtgtggttgtttgaAGGCTGATAAAAGACAACAGCACAAAGACCAAATTTCTTACTTCTGTTTTAAAATCTAAGCACTGCAAAAACCTCCTTCCACTTACTAACTTTATCTGGGTAGAAAGGTTTTCTACCACTGGTAAGACATAACAAAGGTTTTGAAGAGTCAGGTAGCCTTGCAGGTATGAAGTCTTACCATCATTTGGAAATGACTCATTTAGTCATGACCATCACTATACACAAAATAACTAGCATTTATTACTGTTTGACAAACAGTCATATATTACTGTCTAGCTGAAGCTGATTATTCATTATAGTCATGATTATCAGTCATAATTGGACACCTCCAGCAGATCTAAATTTTCAGCATGTTATCTGTTTATAGGTCCAGAAAACCTCACAGTGATATAGCTCCATGTGCTGaattggtgtaaaacaccaaccagTAGCCGACTATACTTAGTCATTAAGGTTAATCTAAAGGCTGGTTCAAGAAGTCTTTAGGAGACGCCTTCTAGACATTCACATGAAAAGCAGCAGCAAAGACATATAGCAGCGAATATTTCACAAGTCGCCTCGCAGCATTGACAGAAGTCCCTCATGCATGAAGATGACTGGTTCTTCTCTGGCTGCTTGTTTGATGGCAGTACCTACAAAGAAGTAAATTTCCTGTCAATGtcaataaaatgataattcaCTAtgctttatattattaataaaaataatctataAATCTTTTCAACTAATCAACTACATCAAAGATCTCACTCATAGGACTCCAGCATCATTTGGTAATGATTACTTATGGGTTTGAGCCCTATGCAACTCCCAGCTGTTTGTCCAATCCTATCCAAACTTTGCAGGTGTACTCTTTTTGTCTTCAGGACATTATTTTAGTTCATGTATTCTGCCCAAGagcttctttgttttaatgtttattttaccaaTTAGTTGGGGTGTtactgattattttaaaaaatctactaTGCAGTGCCAATTTTGACCACATAATTTTAGATAGAACCCTGTTAAAATGTACTGATAAAACTCCTGCTTGTAATAAACTTTCCTGTTGTCACTGGCACTCATTTTGCATTCTTCTGATGCACGACACACAGTTGTTGACCAAATAATTTAgatattaacaatatttaaacaataaGGTGACACCacattttaatattgaaaattgGGGTGTCTGGTAATGTAgcggttaaaacacttgcttgttaCCACTCAGGATTCAGGTCTCATCTTAAGACACTTTCAATATTTGATGCTGGGCAGGGCATCAGGGggtttctctgggtactccggtttcctacTCCCCCTACAGTGTGAAATCTccttaaggtggaagcacttttctactaaatcaaccaaccagcATTGAATATTGGTAAGGTATAGCATTGCCTCACTGTAATAGCTTGTGGTTGAATAGGTTCAGTTGACACTATGGGGCTTGTCAGTTCTGGGCTAGAATAGCAAGGAGGATGTTCCTCAACATCTGTGTATGGTGGAGGTTTCATTCCTGGCTCAACATTGTGAATATCACTATATACAGGAGGAGGGGAGGCAGATTGATCAAACAATCACGTCTTTCCATGATTTCCTGAAACATATGATTACAAAATTACAAGGCATTTGCTACTTTCAGATAAttatgaataaaacatttaactgtAAATctaaatcaaaatgaaaaacatgtaAGAACATAGTAAGAGGTCAGTTGTTACAAATATTAAGTTAGTAAATCTCTTTTTCCTTACTCAGAACTTAATATGTCCATcataaatgcaaagaaaaatttttaacaaattaagaGCAAGATTATCAACCTTAAATGCATCATTAAATAATCAACATACAGCCAAcagttaaaatttaaacagcaaATCTTACAGACTATTTTACTTTTTACGAATGATATTAGAAAACttaatttacacaaataaaatgtcacaataGTTTGAGTTGTGCTGTCTGTTAATGAAATGATGGAAACACTGTTTGTCTACTTTGGTGCTGTTGCAGGGACATCAAAAAACTCAACAGTCATCAGATCACATTATAGATTAAATAGATATTGTTAaagaagacagattttttttataggtaCGATATGTTTAATGAGATTGCTCAAGCAAAATGACAttgaaaaacaagtaaaatCTGTAGAATGGGAAGGGTGTATATTACCAGAATGAAAAGCATGTGGATCTTGGACATGCATAAAAATGACAGCAAGGGGCTCAAAATTAATTGATCTGATCTAAgcccaagaaaaaaaactaagtgTCTTAAGAATCCTAAAATATTAAATCACTTGAACTTGAAGATTAGCAACGTAATGAAACCTGAAGGCTACAGGAGActgcatatataaatacaagttAATGAGTATCCGACAACTCCTGTGACATCttaatatttcctttctttggtcTCCTTATACAAATTATATACAGTAACATCTATTCTCAGAGTGTCAAATTTTCATAttgtgaaagagaaaatggtGAAATGTGCTGCTAAGACTATTCCATTACTGGCCCTTTCCATTACGTCATATATGTTGATATTAAGTGCATCTAGTGACTCTGTGGTTTATGTACCTGGGTATTAAAAGTCAACTTTTTACCTTGAAGATGATGTCAGTATCACTCAAAAGTTTCAAAGTAGAGCAACAAAACCCCATATATGATATGACCATGTCTTAGTAAATTGGACACTTTGGTAAATTGGTTAATTTTTGCATTCCCTTCTACAGTGTACACAAGAAATTTTtctagtgtgtctgtgtgtgtcaggaaaatactctgtaaatattttcattaataacattttctagTGTGACCAAAAGCTATAGCTTgtctaaacataaaaaagttgatctcaaacacagaaagaaaatacaatctGTTTACTCACGAGTGCTGTAGTTTCACGAATAAAATAGATAACGCGTTATCTACAACCGCAACCCATTAAGAAAAACAGGAATTTCCTCTTTTGATATCTCTACACACAGACCTACATACGAAACGAAGATCACTGCTATGTTTTGTGTGCTAACTTGTGGCAAAACAGAAGATAAACACTCCGAGAAAGCTGATGTATTTCTAATCTCAGATACAAGAGAGAGGTGTAGGGGACATAACCAGGGTTTCGTAACAATCATGACTATGTGTTTGGGGAGGGAATTAAAGTTTGCAAAAGTTTTGCACATACAAAAATTGTTCTCTCGGTAACAAGATACTGTAGGAATAGTAGTTATGGATCAAGAGGCCAAATGTGATTGCAAGTGAGGTATTGCATGGTTTTCTGTTTGAAGAGAAATCAGAATTCTAATATATGTTGTCATTGCTATTTCCATCTGATTTTGTTGTGTGATATGTGGGTGGAGTGTAAAAGGGGTATAAATGAGAGatattgtatataaagatagaaatgtgtgtgaatatgtatattttgaatatttaaataccaacttagtttattccttgttactcctcgaggagcatagggcctgaattactattttaactccctggcaatactctCTGCCATGCTAACCACCATGTAGCTCTTCCATCTGACACTGTTTCTATACATTCCTTAATTCTTaccttcatccactgctttacgttctactcttgtacctcatctccatgttgttcagtgtgtcaaAACGTAACCTCACTGTTTACTTTCATGTATgattattggtctgcacagacagtccgatctatcttggtcgtgatgttgCGCGTTAATAAATTcccattatcattattaaacaaCTGGCAAAGGATAAACTTATCAAGGGACGAAAGCCATATAAAAAAGAGTTAGCGCTGgttatctcccatttctgtgtgttttggtAGTTACATTACCCGcaatcaaagttgttttctcaatacagatataaacaattaaatctataaaaagaagaaaaaattgttagtctctcgcttttttaaattgcttattttaatatgtctgtttttgttatctttaacaagatgcatcctgatgtaacttttactacacaaatatattacaCAGGAAAGTTGAAGCATGCACGAGGTGaccttttctgttcatttagtcTTCTAGTCGGAAAGACGGAAAGTTTCCATTCCGACGCTTTTCTAATTCTATTGAAAGAAGAAGttacgtttacaccagatacaacgatatctttaacaataattttttgtattttcgaTATTGAATTGGTCATTAGCAATGATTGTGAAAGGGATGAACGTCACTGACAATTTACTGGTTTTCAGTtgtaatgagagagagagagaataaaaaagataGAAACATCAGACAAACGCATGAGttaaaaagacatgaaaagattTCAATTGTGTTCGCTAAAATCTTAAGCAGGAttctttcttgttcctattcgcccccagtgcaGCATAAGGCCGCAGTTCCAACTTTATCAATATTTCACAATCAAAAAGGAtaacttattattatatttttgcttcCAGAAACGTTTTACACACATTAATGAGAaggctttttttgttttttttatgtacgtgctatttaaaagtattaatcaCGCAgagagaataataattatttaaacttcGGTCAAGAGAGGTAAAAGCTTTCTGTTAATGGTAAGCAAAGCTAGGTGATCTCCCTTGGACTGTTCTGCTAACGATTACATCATTATGACATGTTTAGCTACTGCATTTTCAAAATGCTTTAGCTGATTTGAAACCAGTTACTTAATCGATATCTGTGAAAGTTCTGTAGCCTAGTGACCGCATGGCGCAGGTACTGAAAGTGGCTCGTGTTTAGGGCCTGTCATGTGGTAGGTGGAACCGAAACTTTCTTATGTCGCGTTGATGAACTCTCTGTACCTCTTGCTGCTTGGTAAGGATCGGAGTCTCATGGTCAACGTTTGAGTGAACCTTGAACCACGAAATTCCACTCTCGAATGGAGTTCTTGTGGTTAATATACAGGAGCAGCTAATTCTCGAGCCATCTTACCACTTAATTTTTAAAGGATCTAGTATAGGCTACACTATTTCTTCTTTACAGTTAACTGAAAGACACTATTACCCCAGGGCTGGGTCAACGCTACCCGAtgcccctccacacacatagacacacacgcacaggcaCACGGATTGACTTCAACTCTCAAGGCGCTGCAAAAAGGAGGaagatttatttcacaaaaatgtcAGTGTGAATAGGGATGCTCAACAACACACCTTAGCACGACAAGGCgcacgagtcacgtgacatcccaGGTCGTGGGTATGCGCAGCATTTGGTACAATCAACGTCTACAAACTAACAGCACGCAACACACAGCAGCTCTAGAGGTCGCCACTGTAGGAACACTCCTTCGCAAAACCCTCGCTCTCCAGAAaacgaaacaaaagaaagaaaagaaagaaaaaatcctaaAAAAGAGCTCTACATATACATCAGTGAAAAGCTAGAATTCCCAAATGATGAACTGAGGTGACCTGCTCGTGGCTTTCATTAAGTCTTATGAGGAGGCGACGATGGTGCATAGTCCGTGCACGCGTCGGGTCAAAGTTCGGGTCGTCATACATGATGCGTTCTTCTCGCCACGCGCCATGTCGAACTCATGAGCAATCGGCCCCGCGCCGTGTAAAAGATAGCGGCGTGATGGTGTCGTAGGAGAGGCCACGGGGTGGAGTGGGGGAAGTCAtggggatggtggtggaggggggggagggagtgagCAAGGGCTctgggagtggggtgggtgcgAGTGGTAGCAGTCGGTCGAgaacaactttcaaaaaaaaaaaaaaatacatgctttTGCCCAAAGTGTACACCACATACTGGAATAtggagataaataaataagacgACCAAGATCTGACAAGAATATGGTTGATGcgtttcaaaataaataagggaGATGAGTAGATTGCCTCGTATATTATTTTCGTGGCAAAAAAAGGGGGAAGTAACCGATACTCCATTAACAACAAGATATTCACATAAAAATCATCACCTGTGATTATTCCATTGATCACCATCATCATAAGAATATATTACAGGATGAAGGGCACAGCCAATGGCAGCATGGTCTTACGACGTGTTCCAAAACGTGACGTCAACAACCCCACGCGGCCCGGCTCCGCGAGCACTTTAACAACCTCGTCAAGCTGACCGAcgcaaatttaacaaaaattttgagTGGCGTCATGAGGCACAAAACGAGGTGACCTTCACTCACAAGATGACCTGTCGCCTTGGGTTCAGTGGACTGTGCGGGTGAGCAATGCCCTCGCTGGCTGCCCTTACAGCAAGGACTGCGTGACCAGTGAGAACAAACACGATTGGTTGGTGGTATCACAGAAGTCTGGGAATATTAGCAACTGTGGTGGAGCGGGGGGGCAAGGGGTGAATCTTACATCAGAATATCACTCTCTAAATAACGGttccccccaccacccccaccccgccAGGTTGTCGGGCACAAGACACCTATCACTCAAAGCTCTCACAGCAAATCCCACCTCAACTGACTTTGGCTGCTTTGCCCATTACCGGCGACTTGCATCACAGTGAAGTGATTCGCTGAAGTCCATACTTCCGCTGAGGTCGGTGAGAAATACGGCCAGCCAGAAAAGAGGCACAAAATGCAGACTTAACTAAAAGGACATTTGATGAACGGAGGAGGAAGCAGATAAAGAAtactaataattataacaacGAAAGAAAAGAACGAATTAAATTGAAACAAACTTGAAGTAGGTCATTGGCAACACAGTCACAGGATAGTTCGAGGCAGACAATAAAAGGTTATGAGAAGActagaatttaaagaaaaagaggatAATCACGTGTTATCGATAAAATGCGAGGTAATGATAAATGTACGATATAACCaccaccctaaaaaaaaaaaaaagtaatgaagaaaaataacgAAGATTTGTTAATGATCTAAAACCTTCTGATGGAACAAGCTGCCCTATTGTATAGCTTTAAGGTCAAGgcggaaaacaaacaaacaaaaacttgttgCTAGAAAGCCGAATATAATAGAAGtgttgggtgggtgggatggggtaGATAATGATCACGAGGTGATAACAGAGTGCTCTTTCGTAGCGGCATGGATGACGGACAGGTCCTGTGCACAATAAACGCTTCTTCTCTTTGAGTTCTGAAGACAATGCTTTTGAACTACAAAGAGATCAACAGATAGGAAGCATCCAACATTTCGGACACTGATTACCGCGGGACTCTGTCCAGCCAGGGACTGTAAGGCAAAGGCAAAAATCTGTGGCCAAAGATCCGCTTATAGGTTAAGGATAACTTGTTTCACACGCTAAGCTGTCATCACGCTAATAACAAGTAGAGACAAAGGAAACACGTTTGTCAACCTTGCAGACAAAGTAGATATGATGAGCAGGTGAAGAAGAGGCTGTGGCCAtgaatttacaaacaaacaaaaaaagaagaaaagaaaaaaaaatgagaaaaaaagagagataacaGAGAAGGCTATTTTGCAGACCACTAGATGCTGTAGTAAAATTGCCAGCACTAATTACTGATTTCCTTCATCCTACGCCCCCCTACCACCCGTCGCTCAGATGGTGCACACAAATGTGGAAATGTGCACAGGGGAGACAACACATGTTTTGCTTGTCTTGCGTCAGAGCAAAGTTAAACGCCCTTGCCGGCGTTATTTTCTACATGCTCACAAAAAGCCACAGAAAAAAACCTACAAAGGTTAATGAAACTTATAACGAATTAAATGAGCACACCCAAGGAAGGAAAGGTACACactataaaaagtaaaaacgaatattttcatattcattAAAAGTTAAGTGTCGAGATACTATTCTCAACAATGAGGATACCTCACttctttcaaacaatttttgatAAATTTTTCCTTTGAACGAAATACGAGAAATCGAAACTGCCGTAGCTGTGTCATGTCACCCAACGCCACATATTCAGATTCACTCATGGAATCGTGTCACGATGACTGTGGTATTTATGACACACAAGACATACGACACTTGCAGGCTCAACACACATAAAAAGGCAACtgccaccatttttttttctcccatcaTCGTACGCCACACGCGGTAGCTCCAACTATAGTCTGGTATTTTGAGATGAGGGGTCGCATCTCTTGTAAGCGGATTTTCGTCCGGACAACTTTTGCATGATATTCTCCCCATTTTCTAACATCTCTGGACCAGAGAGAAATTGTGAGCAGAGAAAGGGATCAAGGAGGGGAAAACTTGATAAAAGATCGTTAGGTATGCTCTGCACACTGTCCAAGTAGGGTGAGGCGCTCACCTACAAACTGTCACATTTCTGGAAATCTTGCAAGGCAGTAGACAAAACAGTTCTCAAAGGATAACCTCTAGCCCCTTCCTCCATCATGGAAAGAAGCGAAAACCTTTGCCTCTCGTAAAGCCGGATGTGATGTCCTCACGCAGAACGCACCTTGGAGGCTGAGGTCTGAACCCGACGTGTAGCAGTTCGACAAATATCGGTTGcgacccaaaaaaaaaaaaaaaaaaacattagatGACAACTGAACGACTGTCATTTAGCTGACagcaaaaaattatatatatataaataaaaagtatatgAAACAGAGAACAAGCAGCTTCCAGCAATCTGACTTGCATTCCTTtcttcctcactcactcatgcgatgcacacacgcatgcacagaGTCTGAAACACTCTACAGATTATATCGTGAAGGTCGAGGGTCAGGCCGCAGACCACGTGTGTAGATACAcgactctttctttctcagtcCGACATCAAAGGCGCCGCAGAGGTTCGTCAAACTGTCATCGTCTCTTCCTGTTCTGAATCCCAGGGAGGAAGGAGCGTTGGAAATGTTGTCCGGTGTGTCATGTCCAAGTGTTTTCCGTGCCACGCGCGCTGTGCGCTGCTGACGTCaatgtgcgtgcgcgtgcgcacgcGGGGGGTCCGAATGATGCACGTGTGAGGAGAGAGCTGGGTGAGAGGGCTGAAGTCTTTCGTGTGGAGGCAGGGGTCAGGGAGGGGTTTGGGGAGTCACTGGATGTTCAGGACAGTCGGcacgaaggaagaaaaaaaaaaaagaggtgggGGAGGTGACCAGCAACGTGGTCACATGACTGAGATAATCGTCatgctttctttgtgttttgttttgcaagctTCGGTCTTTGGTGGAGGTGAGGGGGGTGAGGAAGGTTGACCAAAGTTTGTGCACACTTTGCGCTGATACACGAGAGGCAGAAGACAGCAGCTTCTTCCTGCCAAGAGacccagcaaaaaaaaaaaaaaggaacttaGATCAGCGGTGGCTAGCCGTTGTCCGGAGTCCCGCaccagacagaaaaaaaagacacctAGCGGGAGGTATTGGCAACACCAGTTCAGCGCCAGGCCGGCTGGTCGCTGGGCAGACCACTCACGAGGCCAGACACAGGGCGGGAGGACACTGCACATCACGGGCCCCTCGGGCGACAGGTGGGCAGCACGACcttgagagagagtgagagagcggAGGGGCGCAGCTCACGATAAGAGATGGAAAAACATGGTGGCCAGGCTCAAGTTGACCGCGATCACCAGCACCAGGAGTTGCCGTTCTTGGCACCAGTCCTGCAAGCACAAATGTCGGACGACATGTCAGACAACTGTCCACCAAATAAagttcaatctctctctctctctctctcacacaagacGCACccacgtgcgcatgcgcatgaccTACCTTGACGTCGCCCAGTATGACCCCCACGTCCCCGTGGCGTCTTCTCTCCGCCAGGTCCTGTAAGCGGCGTAACTCTTCCCGTCGCTCGGTACTGAGGCGGTATGCCTCCACCCGCGACATAGGCTTGACACCCGTCACGTTCTTCAGGTCGGGTAAGCTGCCCCGCGCGCGCGCCTCTCGCGTCGGGGAGCTGTTGTCGATGCGAAATTCCCGCGGCAGCCGCGGCGGCATGGCTTTGTCCGCCTGCACCTGGTGCACCTCAGCGCGCACGCGCTTGCGGATGCCGTTCTCGATGATGTAGGTGTCGGGGTTGACGGCGCGGGCCGCCAGATCCTCGCTGGAATGCGCCGTCGTCTGCTCCTTCGCCACGTGCCCCACTGCCTTGGCGTGTCCCGATGCCCCTCCTCCCTGGCCATCCACGATGCAAGGCAGGGTGCGACGGCGCGACAGGGAGCGCAACTTGGAGTTGTCCTCCATGGACTCCGACACCCCAGAGTCCGGAGAGGTGTCCTTGCCGTGTGGGTTGCCTCCCACACTTCGCCGCGCGTGCAGATGATTGCTGATGGTGCTGGTAGGAGTGGAACCGTCGACGTCGTCGAGCACGTCACGGCCCAGCCCCGAGTCGTCGCGGTCGTTGGTGTACTGGGCAAAGTGGTCAGAGAGAATGGTGGAGTTGAAGATTTCCGAGAAGCCCCGGCCTCGGCGCGAGCCAGCTAGAAAAGAGTAGCGTCGAACCTTGAGCGAGGGCGAACGGTTGTGGCCGCTGGTGGCTATTTGCTGATTGGTCTGCTGCGCCCTCATCCCGCCACCACCACTGCCTCCTAAGTCGTTCCCAGGAAGGGCATTGTGCTGCCCTAAACTTGACCCCAACCCGAAGCCTCCACCCGCGTTGACGTGGCTGTAGTCGTTGGATCGCGAAGGAGAGGCCGGCTGGTTGGGGTTGGAGGTCATGGATGCATACTGTGGGTCGTACGCCATGGGGTCATGGTGCACCTGATGCTGTGGAAGAGATTTGGACCGGAAGGGGGCATGATTGGCTGTCAGCCCTGTTAGGTGGCTAAAGTCATAGTTTCCTTCTTGTTCGGCCAGATGCTTTTTGATAATGTCCGTACCTGCAcgagaataaaatgaaaaacagaaaacaggagTTAAAACGACTCCAGCAATACCAGCAACCCGaacctttatttctctctctctctcgctctctgttTAATCGCCGTGGACACAACGGACAGGATCTGAGGGCGAGAGACCCAACTTCGGTGCTGGAAGTACATCTACCATCTCACTCCTGCCTCACTCTTGTCATCTACTCGATCACGCGCTGGTCACTGCAGCACCTGCTCAAGCAAGTACCAGGCGCGTGCACACCTGTCTAGTCAGGCGTTACCTGGTTGGTGAAACTCCGGGGCGTACTCCTTGGCCTTTGAGTCGCGCCACGTCACTGTCCTGCTGCGCCTTCTCCGCCGCCAGGTCAGCCTGCTCCGCCTTCGCACGCGCGTTTGCCATTCTGCACAAAAAGTCAAGGTTGTATTTTAGCCGACACTTTAGACGAAGTCAAGATGCCCATCCTTTCCCttcattttttctaaaaagcaAATGATGAAAGTCTTTAAACTGTCGGTGCCACTTTCCATGCCATACATCCGGGCAACATTCTGTGCTGGACCGACACTCGTTTGCATTCCAGGCGACACAGACTTTCAAGCAGCTTGCGTCACGGAGATAAAACAGACTACCAGCATCAGGGAGAAACTGATGCATCCTATAATTTCATGTGACCTCTGTGCCCTGCACAGGCAATTGCgggaggaggtgggagggagtTTGAGCTAAAGTAAGAAGAGTTTTTTAAATGATGGGGTTGGGGGGATGTGGAACTGGAGACCGTACAAGCCAAGCAATCTCAGAGTTGCATGCAGTGTGAAATGGGGGTGCACAGGATGTCGGATCGAAAATAAATACTATTAGACATTATCTACACATGCGGGCCGTTCACAGGAGATGGAACGACAGTCCTGCAAAAATCTGTAACATGTTTACACTTTGATCATGTGTGGAAGGTAACAAGAGCATTTCAAGAGGTTCTGTTTTGGATTAACCACGTGACCTTTTTTAATTGAACAATCGACTCCACacactttttaatttcatatcTTCTactcccgaaaaaaaaaaaccgaaagtTTTTGTCGGGAAATGTTTTTGATcagcaataacaaaaaatatttcagaatgttAGAGCTTTGCAAACACTCGAGGAAAAGCCATTCTCTGATCTTAACGAAAATctcacctgtctcacctgtcttTTAGTTTCCATGCGAACTTTCTGGTCTTTAACATTATTCAGTCTACAGAAGACTGCAAGGTCATGGAGAGAAGAGCATGTCAGGTAAGTATAACTTATTTCTCTCtgtttgattggttggtttgttgaCTAGGTGGTTTattggttggttgcttggttacTTAGTTGTTTCTGAAGATAAAGTTTTTTTGCAATATATTCTATTACAACaatcaaatgtttcatttgataattttgataaaatacCGCTAACAAAATTGAATTCATGTGACAGGTAATTTCAGACTTTTGGAGAAAGCATGGAGCTGAGAGGGGAAGGGAGGCATCTACgaatttagaaaaagaaaatgcacacTTCGTCTTCAAACGACAAGAGACATTTCAAGAGCTCTGCTTCTCCGCCACCAAGCATCTCTCTTCGGCCTGGCTCCAGTTATCTTCtccaacatttcttttctacaCGAAGTCTGACAGCCAAGACCGGAATGGGAATGGATTGTGTGTATGGAggaaaataacagaaacatCTTTGCTAAAAAGCAACAACATACTGCCAACCTCATACATAtttgtaaaaaacaaataagacgAAATTATAAACAACTTAAACTACTGCTAACACATTTTGTTCTGTCTGTTGTGTCTCAACAGAAAGATCTTGgtaattctctttttttgcagaaaaaaattaacggCTATGAGAGAGTTGATGTGAGGAGAGAAATAACATCAACCACAGGGAGGTAAGTAGTGCAAGGTACAGGTTGGTGGACAGGCACCTCAAGCACAACCTATCCgagcagaaaaatagaaatatggGGATGGTCCCACTCAGATAATGgcactaataaataaattgtcaaaAACCTTTCAGCGTACACTAATAAAAAACATTTGCCTTTGTCCTGCGCATCTGTATTGtgcttcttccttcctttctctctccgtCTTTGTATgtgtaaaaagagaaaaatgaacaaagtgaTAGAAAAGGGGAAGACAGAAGATAAAAGATATAAGTTTGTCTAAGAAGACTCGTGTAGCTCATAAGAGTCTTATCACAGCTAGAAATCACATTTAGGCGGCCTGCCTGTCGACCAGCTGCTTTTatcccccctcctctctcctccccatctcCCTCCCCTCGCATCCCTGCTCTCCCCGTGCGCCAGCTTCCCATCCCCAGAATAGCCGTGACCACTAATGTTGGCTGCACGACTCCACAGCCCCCCAGCCCCCCAACGTCGTCACGCGATTTATGAATGGCGCGTGCAGGTGCGAGTGCCCCCGGCCGCTTGTCGAGCGCGTGGCGGATCGAACGTTTGACGTCAGGGCATTCACCGGATACTTGCAAGTGTCTGACGTGACAAATGCCGGTTAGTCCAACAAACGTACCTCCCA comes from the Pomacea canaliculata isolate SZHN2017 linkage group LG12, ASM307304v1, whole genome shotgun sequence genome and includes:
- the LOC112577148 gene encoding LOW QUALITY PROTEIN: junctophilin-1-like (The sequence of the model RefSeq protein was modified relative to this genomic sequence to represent the inferred CDS: deleted 1 base in 1 codon); its protein translation is MTTGGGRFDFDDGGTYCGGWEDGKAHGHGVCTGPKGQGEYAGAWQYGFEVSGVYTWPSGNAYKGQWFQGKRHGLGVETKGRWLYRGEWTQGFKGRYGVRQSTTSGARYEGTWTTGLQDGYGCESYADGGYGGSEGSAGGTYQGQWYRGTRHGYGVRQSVPYGLASHYRPKAMRASLTSLRSENEDEMVVKNRDKKLDESRGGFVLKARSDETPPQRRRSIFDKQGRSSLRKNILVTLKLKKQKSTGDINDSPKRQTGSVRSTISNISHASADSTQSGLTSASMYTDSNLSFVSQDDITDVNVTETYMGEWKNDKRSGFGISERSDGLKYEGEWYNNRKYGYGVTTFKDGSKEEGKYKNNVIISSGKKNKLFLIRTSKLRERVDNAVLAAQRAAQIALQKADIAITRMANARAKAEQADLAAEKAQQDSDVARLKAKEYAPEFHQPGTDIIKKHLAEQEGNYDFSHLTGLTANHAPFRSKSLPQHQVHHDPMAYDPQYASMTSNPNQPASPSRSNDYSHVNAGGGFGLGSSLGQHNALPGNDLGGSGGGGMRAQQTNQQIATSGHNRSPSLKVRRYSFLAGSRRGRGFSEIFNSTILSDHFAQYTNDRDDSGLGRDVLDDVDGSTPTSTISNHLHARRSVGGNPHGKDTSPDSGVSESMEDNSKLRSLSRRRTLPCIVDGQGGGASGHAKAVGHVAKEQTTAHSSEDLAARAVNPDTYIIENGIRKRVRAEVHQVQADKAMPPRLPREFRIDNSSPTREARARGSLPDLKNVTGVKPMSRVEAYRLSTERREELRRLQDLAERRRHGDVGVILGDVKDWCQERQLLVLVIAVNLSLATMFFHLLS